Proteins encoded together in one Neobacillus sp. FSL H8-0543 window:
- a CDS encoding DUF2627 domain-containing protein yields the protein MIRIIALFILLIPGFLAGFGIKLMRDMTFGVLLSPIPSLWLQFLLGLLFFLGGLGFVAGFIFRRDRKRNKVQARFKDNR from the coding sequence ATGATTCGGATTATTGCTCTATTCATATTATTAATTCCTGGGTTTTTGGCTGGTTTTGGTATTAAATTAATGCGTGATATGACTTTTGGGGTTCTACTGTCTCCCATACCGTCTTTATGGCTTCAGTTTCTCCTTGGTTTACTATTCTTTCTTGGTGGTTTGGGATTTGTAGCAGGATTTATCTTTCGAAGAGATCGTAAACGGAATAAAGTTCAAGCTAGATTTAAGGATAATAGATAA
- a CDS encoding glycerophosphodiester phosphodiesterase yields the protein MTQIFAHRGYAAVFSENTMGAFVEAEKAGADGLELDVQLTKDDEIVVIHDEKVNRTTDGSGYVKDFLFKDIRKLNASKKGVKKEPIPSLNEVLDWMQTNNLVCNIELKNDLIPYKGMEERVIQLVRNYGMTDRIIISSFNHYSVVYSYQLAPEIETAPLFNERIFMPWVYAQSIRAKGMHPKYSRISDKIIKSTMENGIAVRPYTVNKDADLHRFFNIRCSAIITDEPVKALNIRKQYTQG from the coding sequence ATGACACAAATATTTGCCCACCGCGGTTATGCAGCTGTATTTAGCGAAAATACAATGGGTGCATTTGTCGAAGCTGAAAAAGCAGGTGCTGATGGTCTGGAACTCGATGTCCAATTAACCAAAGACGATGAAATCGTTGTTATTCATGATGAGAAGGTCAATAGAACAACAGATGGATCAGGATATGTAAAGGATTTCTTATTTAAAGACATCAGAAAGTTAAATGCCAGTAAAAAGGGTGTAAAAAAAGAGCCGATACCTTCACTAAATGAAGTACTTGATTGGATGCAAACGAATAATCTTGTTTGTAATATAGAGTTGAAAAATGATCTTATTCCATATAAAGGAATGGAAGAAAGGGTTATCCAGCTTGTTCGGAATTATGGTATGACCGACAGAATTATTATTTCTTCTTTCAATCATTATAGTGTGGTATATAGTTATCAACTGGCACCGGAAATAGAAACTGCACCACTTTTTAATGAACGGATATTTATGCCATGGGTATACGCCCAGTCAATCAGGGCAAAAGGAATGCATCCAAAATACTCCCGTATCTCGGATAAAATTATTAAAAGTACAATGGAAAATGGAATAGCGGTTAGACCTTATACAGTAAATAAAGATGCTGATTTGCATAGATTTTTTAATATAAGATGTTCAGCTATCATTACAGATGAACCTGTCAAAGCATTGAATATAAGAAAACAATATACTCAAGGCTAA
- a CDS encoding YycC family protein, whose amino-acid sequence MKPLQLSPETAIKLAEKLNVPIEHLMHMPQHILIQKLMELQKEEQ is encoded by the coding sequence ATGAAACCACTACAACTATCACCTGAAACGGCCATTAAACTAGCCGAAAAATTAAATGTTCCCATTGAACATCTTATGCATATGCCACAGCACATTCTTATTCAAAAATTAATGGAATTACAAAAGGAAGAGCAGTAA
- the spo0A gene encoding sporulation transcription factor Spo0A encodes MKKIKVCVVDDNRELVGLLEDYISSQEDMEISGIAHNGQDCLEMLETVEPDVLVLDIIMPHLDGLAVLERMRDLKKATIPNVIMLTAFGQEDVTKKAVELGASYFILKPFDMENLGNHIRQVSGKTSQVSRKLPTSNYRSQNEQKPKNLDASITSIIHEIGVPAHIKGYLYLREAISMVYNDIELLGSITKVLYPDIAKKYNTTASRVERAIRHAIEVAWSRGNIDSISSLFGYTVSMSKAKPTNSEFIAMVADKLRLEHKAS; translated from the coding sequence TTGAAAAAGATTAAAGTTTGTGTCGTTGATGACAATAGGGAGTTAGTTGGATTATTAGAGGACTACATTTCTTCCCAAGAAGATATGGAAATCTCAGGTATCGCACATAACGGACAAGATTGCTTAGAGATGTTAGAAACAGTAGAACCTGATGTACTTGTTTTAGATATTATAATGCCTCATCTTGATGGCTTAGCAGTTCTAGAGCGAATGAGAGATCTGAAAAAAGCGACAATACCGAACGTTATAATGCTTACTGCGTTTGGTCAAGAAGATGTTACAAAGAAAGCGGTTGAGCTTGGTGCATCTTATTTTATTCTAAAACCGTTTGATATGGAGAACCTTGGAAATCATATTCGTCAGGTTAGCGGAAAAACAAGTCAAGTAAGCCGTAAGCTGCCAACATCAAATTACCGTTCGCAAAATGAACAAAAGCCGAAAAACCTTGATGCAAGTATCACAAGTATTATTCATGAAATTGGTGTTCCAGCGCATATTAAAGGATATCTGTATTTGCGTGAAGCTATTTCTATGGTCTACAACGATATTGAACTTTTAGGTTCAATTACAAAGGTGCTTTACCCTGATATTGCTAAAAAATACAATACAACGGCAAGTCGTGTTGAGCGTGCCATTCGCCATGCCATTGAAGTTGCATGGAGCCGCGGAAATATTGATTCAATTTCCTCGCTTTTTGGTTACACTGTCAGTATGTCAAAAGCAAAGCCAACGAACAGTGAATTTATTGCGATGGTAGCAGATAAACTTCGTCTTGAACACAAGGCCTCTTGA
- the spoIVB gene encoding SpoIVB peptidase: protein MKLDIIRKIIGGILLVSLISVLFFKPIQDYLDIPKTITVFEGQDYTFQKAAPVSATVGSHNSTITLAQDQKSVSLQAKENGQNEMLLEFAGIPIKKVDVQVLKDFRVTPGGQSIGVKLNTVGVLVVGHHLVSTEDGKKSPGELAGIKIGDIITEINGNKIEKMTDVAPFVQNAGQNSEALDMVISRESGKFTTKLTPLKDKGEKSYKLGLYIRDSAAGIGTMTFVDPKSKKYGALGHVISDMDTKKPIVVEDGQIVRSTVTSIEKGSNGDPGEKLARFSSDREIVGNITKNSPFGIFGVLHKELRNGVLDKPLPIALSHQVKEGPAKILTVVNDDKVEEFNIEIVSTIPQKFPATKGMVIKVVDPKLLDKTGGIVQGMSGSPIIQDGKLIGAVTHVFVNDPTSGYGVHIEWMLNEAGINIYEKPKEKAS from the coding sequence TTGAAATTAGACATAATTAGAAAGATTATTGGTGGAATTCTCCTTGTTTCATTAATCAGCGTATTGTTTTTTAAACCAATTCAGGATTACCTTGATATACCAAAGACGATAACCGTTTTTGAAGGACAAGATTATACTTTTCAAAAGGCCGCTCCGGTGTCGGCCACAGTCGGTTCTCACAATTCCACTATCACACTTGCTCAGGATCAAAAATCTGTTTCATTACAAGCAAAAGAAAATGGTCAAAATGAAATGCTGTTAGAATTTGCAGGTATTCCAATAAAAAAGGTTGATGTACAAGTATTAAAGGATTTCCGGGTAACTCCTGGGGGCCAATCTATAGGAGTTAAATTAAACACAGTTGGTGTACTGGTTGTTGGACACCATTTAGTTTCGACTGAAGATGGAAAAAAGTCTCCTGGAGAATTAGCAGGAATTAAAATCGGGGATATCATTACGGAAATAAATGGAAATAAAATTGAAAAAATGACTGATGTTGCGCCATTTGTACAAAATGCAGGACAAAACAGTGAAGCATTAGATATGGTTATTAGCAGAGAAAGCGGAAAATTCACTACAAAGCTTACTCCTTTAAAAGATAAGGGAGAAAAGTCCTATAAACTTGGATTATATATCCGTGACTCAGCAGCAGGAATAGGCACCATGACATTTGTTGATCCAAAATCAAAAAAATATGGCGCTTTAGGTCATGTTATTTCAGATATGGATACAAAAAAACCTATTGTAGTTGAGGATGGTCAAATTGTTCGTTCTACCGTTACTTCCATTGAAAAAGGAAGTAATGGCGATCCAGGTGAAAAGTTGGCACGCTTTTCTTCAGATCGTGAAATAGTAGGAAACATCACAAAAAATAGTCCCTTTGGGATATTTGGTGTACTGCACAAAGAATTAAGGAATGGGGTCTTGGATAAACCGTTGCCAATTGCTTTATCCCATCAAGTGAAAGAAGGACCCGCAAAGATTTTAACTGTAGTAAATGATGACAAAGTAGAAGAATTTAATATAGAAATTGTTAGCACGATTCCGCAAAAATTTCCAGCTACAAAAGGCATGGTTATCAAGGTTGTTGACCCGAAACTTCTTGATAAAACAGGAGGGATCGTCCAGGGAATGAGTGGAAGTCCAATCATACAGGACGGCAAGTTAATAGGTGCGGTGACTCATGTTTTTGTCAATGACCCAACAAGCGGTTATGGTGTTCACATTGAATGGATGTTAAATGAAGCTGGAATTAACATATACGAAAAACCAAAAGAAAAAGCCAGTTAA
- the recN gene encoding DNA repair protein RecN codes for MLSELSIKNFAIIEALTVSFEKGLTVLTGETGAGKSIIIDAIHLLVGGRGSAEFVRHGEAKAEIEGLFQLEYQHPVTAKALEFGIEIEEGMIVLRRDISRTGKSVCRINGKLVTISTLREIGATLVDIHGQHEHQDLMDETRHLPLLDQFGFEEIYPSITEYQDVFHRFEQVNKKLKSLSENEQKTAHRLDLIQFQFDEIQNANLKLNEDNELYEEKKKLANFERVFESLQTSYNALRGDQKGLDWISMAMGHLEDAAALDTAYKESFQSVMNSFYQLEDVTSALRAELDGLEYDPHKLNEIEERLNEINQLKRKYGKTIEEIVEYAAKIEEEIETLQNKETHIGQLEKELSSIKKDLILEAKQLTEIRKRWAERLTKLIHNELKELYMAKTVFEIRFESILPHFSRNGVDHVEFFISTNPGEPLKPLSKIASGGELSRIMLALKSIFSKHQGVTSIIFDEVDTGVSGRVAQSIAEKIYKVAVDSQVLCISHLPQVAAMADTHLYISKVTKDGRTKTAVSPLSSEEKIKEIGRMISGVEITDLTKKHAEELLFLAAENKKVHTNV; via the coding sequence TTGTTATCAGAATTATCGATAAAAAACTTTGCGATTATTGAAGCTCTCACCGTTTCTTTTGAGAAAGGATTGACAGTCTTAACGGGTGAAACTGGTGCTGGAAAATCAATTATTATCGATGCCATTCATTTATTGGTTGGGGGTAGAGGATCTGCTGAATTTGTTCGTCATGGCGAGGCCAAAGCGGAAATTGAGGGATTATTTCAATTGGAGTATCAACACCCTGTAACTGCAAAAGCATTGGAATTTGGAATTGAGATTGAGGAAGGCATGATTGTCCTGCGCAGAGATATATCACGTACAGGAAAAAGTGTCTGCCGAATCAATGGTAAGCTGGTTACAATTTCAACACTCAGAGAAATTGGTGCCACACTTGTAGATATTCATGGACAGCATGAACATCAAGATTTAATGGATGAGACCAGACATCTACCACTGCTGGACCAATTTGGTTTTGAAGAAATTTATCCTTCAATCACTGAATACCAGGATGTATTCCATCGCTTCGAGCAAGTAAATAAAAAGTTGAAGTCCTTAAGTGAAAATGAGCAAAAAACAGCCCATCGTCTTGATTTAATTCAATTTCAGTTTGATGAAATTCAAAATGCGAATTTAAAGCTTAATGAAGACAATGAGCTTTATGAGGAGAAAAAGAAACTCGCTAATTTTGAAAGGGTATTTGAATCGCTTCAAACGAGCTACAATGCGTTAAGAGGAGATCAAAAGGGACTCGATTGGATTAGTATGGCAATGGGCCATCTTGAGGATGCAGCGGCACTAGATACGGCATATAAGGAATCTTTTCAATCAGTGATGAACAGTTTTTATCAGCTAGAGGATGTGACTAGTGCTTTAAGAGCAGAATTGGATGGGTTGGAATACGATCCCCATAAATTAAATGAAATTGAAGAGCGTTTAAATGAGATTAACCAATTAAAACGGAAATACGGTAAAACGATAGAAGAAATAGTTGAATATGCGGCAAAAATTGAAGAAGAAATCGAAACACTGCAAAATAAAGAAACACATATTGGTCAATTAGAGAAGGAACTATCCTCCATAAAGAAAGACCTAATATTAGAAGCCAAGCAATTAACGGAAATCCGTAAACGTTGGGCGGAGAGGTTAACGAAATTAATACATAATGAATTAAAGGAATTATATATGGCGAAAACAGTATTTGAAATTCGTTTTGAATCAATTTTGCCTCATTTCTCGAGAAACGGTGTCGATCATGTTGAGTTTTTTATTTCCACTAATCCTGGTGAACCATTAAAGCCTTTATCAAAAATAGCATCAGGCGGAGAGTTATCACGAATCATGTTGGCATTAAAAAGCATTTTTTCCAAACACCAAGGTGTAACCTCGATCATATTTGATGAGGTTGATACTGGTGTTAGCGGAAGAGTGGCACAATCTATTGCCGAAAAAATATATAAAGTAGCTGTTGATTCGCAGGTATTATGTATTTCTCATTTACCTCAGGTGGCTGCGATGGCAGACACCCATCTGTATATTTCCAAGGTCACGAAAGACGGCAGAACAAAAACTGCAGTTAGTCCTCTAAGCTCAGAAGAAAAAATTAAAGAAATTGGCCGAATGATTTCTGGTGTTGAAATAACTGACCTTACCAAAAAACATGCGGAAGAATTACTATTCCTTGCAGCAGAAAATAAAAAAGTGCATACAAACGTTTAG
- the argR gene encoding transcriptional regulator ArgR: MNKGQRHIKIREIIANNDIETQDDLVDELKNAGFNVTQATVSRDIKELHLVKVPLLDGRYKYSLPADQRFNPLQKLRRSLMDAFVRIDSAGHLLVMKCLPGNAMAIGALLDNLDWEEILGTICGDDTILIICRTPEETEVITNRFLDML, translated from the coding sequence ATGAATAAAGGTCAGCGGCATATTAAAATAAGAGAAATTATTGCCAATAATGATATTGAAACACAAGATGATCTTGTTGATGAACTAAAAAATGCTGGTTTTAACGTGACTCAAGCAACTGTTTCCCGGGATATTAAAGAATTGCACCTCGTGAAGGTCCCGTTACTAGATGGCAGATACAAATATAGCTTGCCTGCAGATCAACGGTTTAATCCATTGCAAAAATTACGGCGATCATTAATGGATGCCTTTGTTCGAATTGATTCAGCAGGACATTTGCTCGTTATGAAGTGTCTGCCTGGTAATGCGATGGCCATTGGTGCCTTGCTTGACAATCTAGACTGGGAAGAAATTCTAGGAACGATTTGTGGCGACGATACAATTTTAATTATCTGTCGTACTCCTGAAGAGACAGAGGTCATCACTAATCGTTTCCTTGATATGCTTTAA
- a CDS encoding TlyA family RNA methyltransferase, translating to MKKKERIDVLLVDRGLAETREKAKRAVMAGLVYSNEERLDKPGEKVNVDIPLTVKGNVLPYVSRGGLKLEKALKVFDVTVRDKVMLDIGASTGGFTDCALQNGAKMTYALDVGYNQLAWKLRQDERVVVMERTNFRYVTPQDLAGEMPNFATIDVSFISLRLILPVLKTLLIPGGDIIALVKPQFEAGREQVGKKGIIRDEKVHLQVVNKIVDFSVTQGFDAVNLSFSPITGGDGNIEFLLHLKWEGEKEIGENRLPIEPSQIVKESHQEFKSKQNAEG from the coding sequence ATGAAGAAAAAAGAACGTATTGATGTTTTATTAGTGGACAGAGGCTTGGCAGAAACGCGAGAAAAAGCGAAAAGAGCTGTAATGGCAGGGCTTGTTTATTCGAACGAAGAACGCCTTGACAAACCTGGAGAAAAAGTAAATGTGGATATCCCTCTTACTGTTAAAGGGAACGTACTCCCTTATGTTAGCAGAGGAGGGCTAAAGCTTGAGAAGGCTCTCAAGGTATTTGATGTGACCGTGAGGGATAAGGTGATGCTCGATATTGGCGCCTCGACTGGCGGTTTTACAGATTGCGCATTACAAAATGGAGCGAAGATGACCTACGCTTTAGATGTCGGATACAATCAACTAGCTTGGAAGCTCCGTCAGGATGAGCGAGTAGTGGTAATGGAGAGAACGAACTTTCGATATGTAACACCACAAGATTTGGCTGGTGAAATGCCTAATTTTGCTACAATCGACGTTTCGTTTATTTCATTAAGACTTATTCTTCCTGTTTTAAAAACCTTATTAATCCCGGGCGGCGATATTATTGCTCTTGTGAAACCGCAGTTCGAGGCTGGTCGCGAGCAAGTCGGTAAAAAGGGAATTATTCGAGATGAAAAGGTACATTTGCAAGTTGTTAATAAAATTGTCGATTTTTCCGTAACTCAGGGATTTGATGCTGTAAATTTATCCTTTTCTCCGATTACCGGAGGAGACGGGAATATTGAATTCCTTCTTCATCTCAAATGGGAAGGTGAGAAGGAAATAGGTGAGAACCGCTTACCAATCGAGCCTTCACAAATTGTGAAAGAATCTCATCAAGAATTTAAATCAAAACAAAACGCCGAAGGATAA
- the dxs gene encoding 1-deoxy-D-xylulose-5-phosphate synthase, which translates to MDLLSIKDPSFLKGMSNNELQALSQDVRKFLIEKLSVTGGHIGPNLGVVELTIALHKCFDSPTDKIIWDVGHQSYVHKILTGRACEFDTLRQYKGLCGFPKRIESEHDVWETGHSSTSLSAAMGMAIARDLKKEKSYILPVIGDGALTGGMALEALNHIGHEKKNMIVILNDNEMSIAPNVGALHTILGQLRTAGKYQWVKDELEVLLKKIPAVGGKLAATAERIKDSLKYLLVSGMFFEEMGFTYLGPVDGHDYDALFENLAYAKKTEGPVMLHVITKKGKGFHPAESDTKGTWHGTGPYKMDTGAFVKPDLVPPPAWSSLVSETVRKLAREDERIVAITPAMPVGSKLEGFANEFPDRMYDVGIAEQHAATVAAGLATQNMKPFLAIYSTFLQRAYDQVVHDICRQNLNVFIGIDRAGLVGADGETHQGVFDIAFLRHVPNIVLMMPKDENEGQHMVYTAINYDDGPIAMRFPRGNGLGVPMDQDLKRIPIGTWEVLKEGEDAAILTFGTTIPMAMEAAAILEKQGISIKVVNARFIKPLDEKMLVNLFLQNTPILTIEEAVLQGGFGSSVLEYAHDHGYYHQAIDRMGIPDQFIEHGDVDSLLREIGMTTSDVVKRMTILAKKRQQRA; encoded by the coding sequence ATGGATCTGTTATCAATAAAAGACCCTTCCTTTTTAAAGGGAATGTCAAATAATGAACTGCAGGCTCTAAGTCAAGATGTTCGGAAATTCTTGATTGAAAAGCTTTCCGTAACGGGTGGCCATATTGGACCAAATTTAGGTGTAGTTGAATTAACGATTGCCTTGCATAAATGCTTTGATAGTCCAACTGATAAAATCATTTGGGACGTTGGACATCAGTCTTATGTCCATAAAATCTTAACAGGCAGAGCTTGTGAATTTGATACCTTACGTCAATATAAAGGTCTTTGCGGATTCCCTAAAAGAATTGAAAGTGAGCATGATGTTTGGGAGACTGGACATAGTTCAACTTCTTTGTCCGCTGCAATGGGTATGGCAATTGCTAGGGATCTAAAAAAAGAAAAGTCTTATATTTTACCTGTTATTGGTGATGGTGCCTTAACAGGAGGCATGGCTTTAGAGGCTTTGAACCATATTGGACATGAAAAGAAAAACATGATTGTCATTCTAAATGATAATGAAATGTCAATTGCTCCTAATGTCGGAGCACTGCATACGATTCTTGGGCAATTACGGACAGCTGGAAAGTATCAATGGGTAAAAGATGAGCTGGAAGTGTTGTTAAAAAAGATACCTGCTGTAGGCGGAAAACTTGCTGCCACCGCGGAACGGATAAAGGACAGTCTAAAATATTTACTTGTATCGGGAATGTTTTTTGAGGAAATGGGATTCACTTATTTAGGACCTGTTGATGGGCATGATTATGATGCCTTATTTGAAAACCTTGCCTATGCTAAGAAAACCGAAGGACCTGTTATGCTGCATGTAATCACGAAAAAGGGCAAAGGATTCCATCCTGCGGAAAGCGATACCAAAGGGACCTGGCATGGTACGGGTCCATATAAAATGGATACAGGCGCCTTTGTAAAGCCTGATCTGGTCCCGCCTCCTGCTTGGAGTAGTCTAGTTAGTGAAACTGTTCGCAAGCTTGCTCGTGAGGATGAGCGAATTGTAGCTATTACTCCTGCCATGCCAGTAGGGTCGAAGCTTGAAGGCTTTGCCAATGAGTTTCCTGACAGGATGTACGATGTAGGTATTGCAGAGCAACACGCTGCAACTGTAGCTGCAGGCTTGGCAACTCAAAACATGAAGCCGTTTTTAGCCATCTATTCTACTTTTTTACAGCGAGCATATGATCAGGTCGTTCATGATATTTGCCGTCAGAACCTAAATGTTTTCATCGGGATTGATCGCGCCGGTTTAGTTGGTGCCGATGGTGAGACGCATCAGGGTGTTTTTGATATCGCCTTTTTAAGACATGTTCCAAATATTGTTTTAATGATGCCAAAAGATGAAAATGAAGGACAGCACATGGTTTATACTGCGATAAATTATGACGATGGCCCGATTGCAATGAGATTTCCTCGAGGTAATGGTTTAGGTGTACCAATGGATCAGGATTTAAAGAGAATTCCCATTGGTACTTGGGAAGTATTAAAGGAAGGGGAAGATGCTGCCATCTTAACCTTTGGAACAACAATTCCAATGGCAATGGAAGCCGCTGCTATCCTTGAAAAACAAGGTATTTCTATTAAGGTTGTAAATGCTAGGTTTATCAAGCCATTAGATGAAAAAATGCTTGTTAATTTATTTTTACAAAATACCCCCATACTGACAATTGAAGAAGCAGTGCTGCAGGGCGGTTTTGGAAGTTCAGTCTTGGAGTATGCTCATGATCATGGATATTACCATCAAGCTATTGACAGAATGGGGATTCCAGATCAGTTTATTGAACATGGTGATGTCGACTCCTTACTTAGAGAGATTGGAATGACCACTTCAGATGTTGTCAAAAGAATGACTATCCTTGCAAAAAAAAGACAACAAAGGGCTTAA
- a CDS encoding polyprenyl synthetase family protein: protein MAAKLLDAFTQEYKQLLETELRTLVAQLNAPPIIKEAMQYSLEAGGKRIRPLLTFATVDAFGMDPKRGLLAACAIEMIHTYSLIHDDLPSMDDDDLRRGKPTNHKVFGEAIAVLTGDALLTYSFEVVGSIPNETASASTKLNLIIEMAKAAGTEGMVGGQVADMEGEGKALTLEELEYIHIHKTGKLLKYSVMAGAMLAEANQTQLDNLSLFAHHLGLAFQIRDDILDLEGNQEIIGKPVGSDTTNLKSTYPQLLSIEGAKKALQSQLDLSIQYLNKTGLNSKLLTEIAQLVVSRNH from the coding sequence TTGGCAGCCAAGTTACTAGATGCTTTTACACAAGAATACAAACAACTGCTTGAAACAGAGCTTCGAACCTTGGTGGCTCAACTTAATGCGCCTCCGATCATAAAAGAGGCAATGCAATATTCTCTAGAAGCAGGGGGCAAGCGAATTCGGCCACTTCTAACGTTTGCAACAGTAGATGCTTTTGGAATGGACCCTAAAAGAGGATTGCTAGCAGCTTGCGCTATTGAAATGATTCATACATATTCTTTAATCCACGATGATTTGCCAAGCATGGATGACGATGACCTCAGGAGAGGGAAGCCTACTAACCATAAAGTATTTGGTGAAGCAATCGCTGTTTTAACAGGTGATGCCTTATTAACCTATAGCTTTGAGGTAGTGGGCAGCATTCCGAATGAAACTGCTTCAGCTAGTACAAAATTAAATTTAATTATTGAAATGGCAAAAGCGGCTGGTACGGAAGGAATGGTCGGCGGTCAGGTTGCTGATATGGAAGGTGAAGGAAAAGCTCTAACATTAGAAGAGCTTGAGTATATACATATTCATAAAACAGGCAAACTCTTAAAGTATAGCGTAATGGCAGGAGCAATGTTAGCAGAAGCTAATCAAACACAATTGGATAATTTATCTTTATTTGCCCATCATCTAGGTTTAGCTTTTCAAATTCGGGATGACATCCTCGACTTAGAGGGTAATCAAGAGATAATTGGTAAGCCTGTTGGAAGCGATACAACAAATCTGAAAAGCACTTACCCTCAACTGTTGTCAATTGAGGGTGCAAAGAAAGCCTTACAGTCCCAATTAGACCTCTCAATACAATATTTAAATAAGACAGGTTTGAATAGCAAGTTGCTTACTGAAATAGCCCAGCTAGTTGTTTCTAGAAACCATTAA
- a CDS encoding exodeoxyribonuclease VII small subunit, producing MKNEQKVSFEEAMNKLEQIVDKLEEGDVPLEEAIAFYKDGMELSKLCHDKLKSVEEQLTQIITEDGRKEDFLIAEEE from the coding sequence GTGAAGAATGAACAAAAAGTATCCTTTGAAGAAGCAATGAATAAGCTCGAACAAATTGTCGATAAGCTAGAAGAGGGTGATGTGCCCTTAGAAGAGGCAATTGCCTTCTATAAAGATGGGATGGAACTATCTAAGCTTTGTCATGATAAGTTAAAGAGTGTGGAAGAACAATTGACACAAATTATAACTGAGGATGGGCGTAAGGAAGATTTCTTAATTGCAGAGGAGGAATAG
- the xseA gene encoding exodeoxyribonuclease VII large subunit, producing MQEKKYLSVLALTKYIKRKFDADPHLQDIHVRGEISNFKRHSSGHMYFTLKDEKARILAVMFAGNSRSMKFSPENGMKVIVKGDISVYEPSGQYQIYIKEMQPDGIGELFLAYEQLRKKLELEGLFSLDRKKGIPLYPKTVAVITSPTGAAVRDIITTIKRRYPIVNILVFPALVQGDNAAPSIVSAIESANNLPEVDVIIVGRGGGSIEELWAFNEEIVARAIFHSDIPIISAVGHETDFTIADFVADMRAPTPTGAAELAVPHVEELLERLLQRKTRLLQAMNGRIRYERQRLNRVQKSYAFRYPQRLYEQKLEQVDKLTEMLVRGTSRLTDRKKNQLESIYNRLIRSHPKVALLEAERQFDRSQRDIRRAMMQILMKKQNEFDRVIATLQALSPLKIMDRGYSLVYKDGNRLVKSIHQVNENESIQIQLTDGSLFCHVQSIKESEKQ from the coding sequence ATGCAGGAAAAAAAGTATTTATCTGTGTTGGCATTAACTAAATACATAAAAAGAAAATTTGATGCAGATCCACATTTACAGGATATACATGTGCGAGGTGAAATCTCTAATTTCAAACGGCACTCGAGTGGTCATATGTATTTTACCTTGAAGGATGAAAAAGCACGGATACTTGCTGTAATGTTTGCTGGTAACAGCCGATCTATGAAATTTTCACCAGAAAATGGTATGAAGGTAATTGTTAAAGGCGACATTAGTGTGTACGAACCAAGTGGTCAATATCAAATTTATATAAAAGAAATGCAGCCAGATGGCATTGGGGAATTGTTTTTAGCCTATGAGCAGTTACGAAAAAAGCTTGAATTAGAAGGGTTATTTTCATTGGATAGAAAAAAGGGTATCCCTTTATACCCGAAAACAGTTGCTGTTATTACATCACCGACTGGCGCTGCCGTTCGGGACATTATAACGACAATAAAAAGACGGTATCCAATTGTTAATATCCTTGTTTTTCCTGCGCTTGTACAGGGTGATAATGCGGCACCCTCCATCGTTTCTGCTATCGAGAGTGCAAATAACCTGCCTGAGGTTGATGTCATCATAGTGGGGCGCGGCGGCGGTTCCATTGAAGAGCTCTGGGCCTTTAACGAGGAAATAGTTGCCAGGGCGATTTTTCATTCGGATATCCCCATCATTTCTGCAGTTGGTCATGAAACAGATTTTACAATTGCTGATTTTGTAGCTGATATGCGTGCACCTACTCCAACTGGAGCAGCGGAACTAGCAGTTCCACATGTAGAGGAACTGTTAGAGAGGCTCCTGCAGCGTAAAACAAGATTGCTACAAGCCATGAATGGGCGAATTCGTTACGAAAGGCAAAGGTTGAATCGTGTACAAAAGTCCTATGCGTTTCGTTATCCACAGCGATTGTATGAACAAAAGCTGGAACAAGTTGATAAGTTAACGGAAATGTTGGTTCGTGGTACATCAAGATTAACAGACCGAAAAAAAAACCAGCTTGAATCCATTTATAACCGGTTAATACGGAGCCATCCAAAAGTTGCTTTACTTGAAGCGGAGAGGCAGTTTGACCGCTCGCAAAGGGATATCCGTAGAGCCATGATGCAAATTCTAATGAAAAAGCAAAATGAATTTGATCGTGTGATCGCGACACTTCAAGCATTAAGTCCATTAAAAATAATGGACCGAGGATATAGTCTTGTATACAAAGATGGTAATCGGCTTGTAAAAAGCATTCATCAAGTGAATGAGAATGAATCCATTCAAATCCAATTAACCGATGGAAGTCTTTTCTGTCATGTTCAGAGTATAAAGGAGAGCGAGAAACAGTGA